Genomic segment of Nitrospirota bacterium:
CATAAGAGCGTTGCCATGACAGGCGAGGTAACACTGCGCGGGAAGGTGCTTCCGATAGGAGGCCTGAAAGAGAAGTCTCTGGCGGCAAAGAGGATGGGAATCAAGAAGGTGATAATTCCAAAACGAAATGAAAAGGACCTCGAAGATATTCCCAAGTACGTGAAAAAAGACATGCAGTTTATTCCGGTGGAGACAATGGATGAAGTTTTAAAGAATGCCCTTATTACGAGCAAGAAAAAGAGAAAATGAAAAATACAATGCACTGCTGAGACACTGAGAAGATTAAATAAATTCTTGCCTTTTTCTTTCTCACTTTTCGTTACAAAATTTTTGTATTTTCCTCAGTGCCTCTGTGACCTCTGTGGTTAATTTTTAAACTATGCTGCTTTCTGAACTTGGCGAATTCGGCCTTATAAAAAGAATCAGGGCCAAATGCAAAAATGCCTCCCCTGAGATCATTGAAGGCATTGGCGACGACGCGGCAGTTATAAAAGCGGGGGCAAAAAGAATTCTCGTCACCGCTGACATGATGCTCGAAGGGACCCATTTCGACCTTTCATTTACAACGTTCTCACAACTGGGCCACAAATTTTTAGCGGTGAACATCAGCGATATCTTTGCAATGGGCGGAAGCCCGGAATATTTTTTTATCAGCCTCGGCATTCCAAAGAAATGCAATGCGGAAGATATTGATGAACTGTACTCGGGAATATTAAGGCTCGCGAAAAGGTCCGGAGTTACAATTGCAGGCGGCGATACATGTTCATCAAAAGACGGACTCGTGCTGAGCGGAACTCTCATCGGGACCGCTGACAGGATAATTACACGCTCAGGAGCAAAAGAAGGCGACGGGATTTTCGTCACGGACACGGTAGGGGATTCCGCGATGGGACTTATACTTTTGAAAAGTCAGAAGTCAGAAGTCAGAAGTCAGAAGTTAAAAAACAAGAAGCTGAAATTTGGAACTCAAAACCCAAAACTCATCACGAAACACCTGATGCCCGAGCCGTTCCCTATGAAAAACACGTCTAAGGTTACATCAATGATTGATATTAGCGACGGGCTTCTGATAGATTTAAGTCATATTTGTGACGAAAGCAAAGTCGGCGCTGTAATTTATAAAGATAAAATTCCGGTGTCAAAGGGGCTTGCAAAAGCTGCCGGGACA
This window contains:
- the thiL gene encoding thiamine-phosphate kinase, translating into MLLSELGEFGLIKRIRAKCKNASPEIIEGIGDDAAVIKAGAKRILVTADMMLEGTHFDLSFTTFSQLGHKFLAVNISDIFAMGGSPEYFFISLGIPKKCNAEDIDELYSGILRLAKRSGVTIAGGDTCSSKDGLVLSGTLIGTADRIITRSGAKEGDGIFVTDTVGDSAMGLILLKSQKSEVRSQKLKNKKLKFGTQNPKLITKHLMPEPFPMKNTSKVTSMIDISDGLLIDLSHICDESKVGAVIYKDKIPVSKGLAKAAGTLRLHPLDFALKGGEDYALLFTAPQGIKTDAFKIGEIIKTGRFIIDERGRKRRFQAEGYEHFKGK